The following proteins come from a genomic window of Trifolium pratense cultivar HEN17-A07 linkage group LG4, ARS_RC_1.1, whole genome shotgun sequence:
- the LOC123924283 gene encoding polyadenylate-binding protein RBP47-like isoform X1 produces the protein MAQQTNGGDLNQNNSNNNNNQNQTPQQQQQHQQHQQQWAAAQPHQYQQQWMSMQYPATAMAMMQQQMMMYPQHYMPYVHPHHYQQPPHQQQVSPPPNQSHHNHNHHHQQQQHQYQQKQVSPEEIRTIWLGDLHHWMDETFLHNCFAHTGEVVSAKVIRNKQTGQSEGYGFVEFYSRAMAEKVLQNFNGTMMPNTDQAFRLNWATFSAAGGGGGGERRSSEATSDLSVFVGDLAIDVTDAMLQEVFASRFSSIKGAKVVIDSNTGRSKGYGFVRFGDENERTRAMTEMNGVYCSSRPMRVGVATPKKTYGNPQQYSSQAVVLAGGGGHSSNGAVAQGSQSDGDSNNTTIFVGGLDSEISDEDLRQPFLQFGDVISVKIPVGKGCGFVQLADRKNAEDAIQALNGTVIGKQTVRLSWGRSPGNKHWRNDSNGHYGGGYGGHGYGGGHGYAARQNQDIAMQPAAAVQGAS, from the exons ATGGCACAACAAACCAACGGTGGAGATCTGAATCAGAataacagcaacaacaacaacaaccagaATCAGACACctcagcagcagcagcagcatcaGCAGCATCAGCAGCAGTGGGCGGCGGCGCAACCGCATCAGTATCAACAACAATGGATGTCTATGCAGTATCCAGCTACTGCTATGGCTATGATGCAGCAACAGATGATGATGTATCCACAGCATTACATGCCGTATGTTCATCCTCATCATTATCAGCAGCCGCCTCATCAGCAACAGGTGTCTCCGCCGCCGAATCAGAGTCACCATAaccataatcatcatcatcagcagcagcaacatcagTATCAGCAGAAACAAGTTTCTCCTGAAGAGATCAGGACGATCTGGCTTGGTGACCTTCATCATTGGATGGATGAGACTTTTCTTCATAACTGTTTTGCTCATACCGGCGAG GTTGTATCGGCAAAAGTCATACGTAATAAGCAAACTGGTCAGTCGGAGGGATATGGATTTGTCGAGTTCTATTCGCGAGCAATGGCTGAGAAAGTCTTGCAGAACTTTAATGGTACTATGATGCCAAATACAGATCAGGCGTTTCGTCTGAATTGGGCTACATTCAGTGCtgctggtggtggtggtggtggtgaaagGCGTTCTTCTGAAGCTACTTCCGATCTCTCCGTTTTTGTGGGAGACTTAGCCATAGATGTTACTGATGCTATGCTGCAAGAAGTGTTTGCTAGCAGATTCTCTTCTATTAAGGGAGCAAAAGTTGTCATTGATTCTAATACTGGTCGTTCGAAAGGCTATGGCTTTGTTAGGTTTGGGGATGAAAATGAAAGGACAAGGGCAATGACTGAAATGAATGGCGTTTATTGTTCTAGCAGGCCTATGCGAGTAGGTGTTGCAACGCCCAAAAAAACTTATGGCAATCCACAACAATATTCTTCACAAG CTGTAGTGTTGGCTGGTGGTGGTGGACACTCATCCAACGGTGCTGTGGCCCAAGGTTCCCAATCTGACGGGGATTCTAACAACACAACT ATATTTGTTGGAGGGCTTGATTCTGAAATCAGTGATGAGGATCTCAGACAACCATTTTTGCAATTTGGGGATGTCATCTCTGTGAAAATTCCAGTCGGTAAAGGATGTGGGTTTGTTCAACTGGCTGACAG AAAGAATGCTGAGGATGCAATTCAGGCATTGAATGGAACAGTGATTGGAAAGCAGACGGTGCGTCTTTCTTGGGGTCGCAGTCCAGGAAATAAGCAT TGGAGGAATGACTCTAATGGACACTACGGCGGTGGTTATGGAGGTCATGGATACGGAGGCGGCCATGGATATGCTGCTAGACAGAATCAGGATATAGCTATGCAACCTGCTGCTGCAGTTCAAGGGGCTTCGTAA
- the LOC123924283 gene encoding polyadenylate-binding protein RBP47-like isoform X2 produces the protein MAQQTNGGDLNQNNSNNNNNQNQTPQQQQQHQQHQQQWAAAQPHQYQQQWMSMQYPATAMAMMQQQMMMYPQHYMPYVHPHHYQQPPHQQQVSPPPNQSHHNHNHHHQQQQHQYQQKQVSPEEIRTIWLGDLHHWMDETFLHNCFAHTGEVVSAKVIRNKQTGQSEGYGFVEFYSRAMAEKVLQNFNGTMMPNTDQAFRLNWATFSAAGGGGGGERRSSEATSDLSVFVGDLAIDVTDAMLQEVFASRFSSIKGAKVVIDSNTGRSKGYGFVRFGDENERTRAMTEMNGVYCSSRPMRVGVATPKKTYGNPQQYSSQVLAGGGGHSSNGAVAQGSQSDGDSNNTTIFVGGLDSEISDEDLRQPFLQFGDVISVKIPVGKGCGFVQLADRKNAEDAIQALNGTVIGKQTVRLSWGRSPGNKHWRNDSNGHYGGGYGGHGYGGGHGYAARQNQDIAMQPAAAVQGAS, from the exons ATGGCACAACAAACCAACGGTGGAGATCTGAATCAGAataacagcaacaacaacaacaaccagaATCAGACACctcagcagcagcagcagcatcaGCAGCATCAGCAGCAGTGGGCGGCGGCGCAACCGCATCAGTATCAACAACAATGGATGTCTATGCAGTATCCAGCTACTGCTATGGCTATGATGCAGCAACAGATGATGATGTATCCACAGCATTACATGCCGTATGTTCATCCTCATCATTATCAGCAGCCGCCTCATCAGCAACAGGTGTCTCCGCCGCCGAATCAGAGTCACCATAaccataatcatcatcatcagcagcagcaacatcagTATCAGCAGAAACAAGTTTCTCCTGAAGAGATCAGGACGATCTGGCTTGGTGACCTTCATCATTGGATGGATGAGACTTTTCTTCATAACTGTTTTGCTCATACCGGCGAG GTTGTATCGGCAAAAGTCATACGTAATAAGCAAACTGGTCAGTCGGAGGGATATGGATTTGTCGAGTTCTATTCGCGAGCAATGGCTGAGAAAGTCTTGCAGAACTTTAATGGTACTATGATGCCAAATACAGATCAGGCGTTTCGTCTGAATTGGGCTACATTCAGTGCtgctggtggtggtggtggtggtgaaagGCGTTCTTCTGAAGCTACTTCCGATCTCTCCGTTTTTGTGGGAGACTTAGCCATAGATGTTACTGATGCTATGCTGCAAGAAGTGTTTGCTAGCAGATTCTCTTCTATTAAGGGAGCAAAAGTTGTCATTGATTCTAATACTGGTCGTTCGAAAGGCTATGGCTTTGTTAGGTTTGGGGATGAAAATGAAAGGACAAGGGCAATGACTGAAATGAATGGCGTTTATTGTTCTAGCAGGCCTATGCGAGTAGGTGTTGCAACGCCCAAAAAAACTTATGGCAATCCACAACAATATTCTTCACAAG TGTTGGCTGGTGGTGGTGGACACTCATCCAACGGTGCTGTGGCCCAAGGTTCCCAATCTGACGGGGATTCTAACAACACAACT ATATTTGTTGGAGGGCTTGATTCTGAAATCAGTGATGAGGATCTCAGACAACCATTTTTGCAATTTGGGGATGTCATCTCTGTGAAAATTCCAGTCGGTAAAGGATGTGGGTTTGTTCAACTGGCTGACAG AAAGAATGCTGAGGATGCAATTCAGGCATTGAATGGAACAGTGATTGGAAAGCAGACGGTGCGTCTTTCTTGGGGTCGCAGTCCAGGAAATAAGCAT TGGAGGAATGACTCTAATGGACACTACGGCGGTGGTTATGGAGGTCATGGATACGGAGGCGGCCATGGATATGCTGCTAGACAGAATCAGGATATAGCTATGCAACCTGCTGCTGCAGTTCAAGGGGCTTCGTAA